One genomic segment of Hippoglossus hippoglossus isolate fHipHip1 chromosome 22, fHipHip1.pri, whole genome shotgun sequence includes these proteins:
- the pacs2 gene encoding phosphofurin acidic cluster sorting protein 2 isoform X5 has protein sequence MAERSGRLSFPGSGALNRPVPMNLFATWDIDGSSPNCVPRLCSLTLKKLVVMKELDKELISVVIAVKIQGSKRILRSHEIVLPPSGSVETDLALTFSLQYPHFLKREGNKLQIMLQRRKRYKNRTILGYKTLAVGSIDMAEVMQHPTEGGQVLPLCSNQKETLGNVAEIWIFSLSSQPIDHEEAALQDGLKTKCSDNYSEEEYESFSSEQEASDDAVQAQDLEDDEYDVRKPKKQRRSIVRTASITRQQNFKQRVVALLKRFRVTDEVLDSEQDPAEPPPEVEEEDLDLDSVEFENPSDSGPELDDDDSVLSTPKPKLKPYFEGLSLSSSQTEIGSIHSIRSHREPPSPIDTDKNKSGAKFPDDNVSDNVSFEQPEAVTPTTELEMDNMDTFLERLPPSGKMTKTESLIISSNRQEPKLAGRRGRSTSLKERQPSRPLNERANSLDNERSLDTRCHLQIPRKTVYDQLNHILVSDNHLPDSIILINTSDWQGQYLSDMLQNHHLPVVCTCTTADIQAAFNTIVSRIQRFCNCNSQTPIPIKIAVAGAQHYLSAVLRLFVDHLTHKTPDWLGYMRFLIIPLGAHPVSKYLGTIDYRYNSLFQDSAWRDLFLKPEAPVLAQENPDVVSRVTQYMVGANGAHQLPIAEAMLTYKQKRKKSFHFDFASLCFFPGGAMAGFFKARATTFHVMSSHLEKSSVRLHSGYFSGPYWENSS, from the exons GCTGTGCAGCCTGACTCTGAAGAAGCTGGTCGTGATGAAGGAACTCGATAAAGAGCTGATCTCTGTGGTCATAGCCGTAAAAATCCAG gGTTCCAAACGGATTCTGAGGTCCCATGAGATAGTGCTGCCCCCCAGTGGCTCTGTGGAGACAGACCTGGCTCTCACCTTCTCACTACAG TACCCGCACTTCTTAAAACGAGAAGGAAACAAGCTGCAGATCATGCTGCAGCGACGGAAGAGATACAAGAACCGGACGATCTTGGGCTACAAGACTCTGGCGGTGGGATCTATCGACATGGCCGAG GTGATGCAGCACCCGACCGAGGGAGGCCAGGTCCTGCCTCTCTGCAGCAACCAGAAAGAAACGCTGGGCAACGTGGCGGAGATCTGGATCTTTTCTCTGTCCAGTCAGCCGATAGACCACGAGGAGGCCGCCCTGCAGGACGGACTGAAGACCAAGTGCTCCG ATAACTACTCGGAGGAAGAGTACGAGAGCTTCTCCTCGGAGCAGGAGGCCAGCGACGACGCCGTGCAGGCGCAG GATCTGGAGGACGATGAGTACGATGTGAGGAAGccaaagaagcagaggaggtCGATTGTAAGGACGGCCTCCATCACCAGA CAGCAGAACTTCAAGCAGCGAGTGGTGGCTCTCCTGAAGCGGTTCAGAGTTACAGATGAG gtgCTGGACTCGGAGCAGGACCCTGCAGAGCCGCCTcctgaggtggaggaggaggacctggacctggacagCGTGGAGTTTGAGAACCCCAGTGACAGCGGCCCAGAGCTGGATGACGACGACAGCGTCCTCAGTACGCCCAAACCCAAGCTCAA gcCGTACTTCGAgggtctctccctctccagctctCAAACGGAGATCGGCAGCATCCACAGCATCCGGAGCCACAGGGAGCCTCCGAGCCCG ATTGACACGGATAAAAACAAGAGCGGAGCCAAGTTTCCAGATGATAATGTGTCCGATAACGTCTCCTTT GAGCAGCCGGAGGCGGTGACTCCCACCACTGAGCTGGAGATGGACAACATGGACACGTTTCTAGAGAGACTGCCACCTAGTGGAAAAATGACCAAGACAGAGTCCCTCATCATTTCGTCCAACAG GCAGGAGCCGAAGTTGGCCGGTCGACGAGGCAGGAGCACGTCGCTGAAGGAGCGTCAGCCCAGCAGGCCCCTGAACGAGAGGGCCAACAGCCTGGACAACGAGCGGTCCCTGGACACACGCTGCCACCTACAG ATCCCAAGGAAGACGGTTTATGACCAACTGAACCACATCCTGGTGTCTGATAACCACCTCCCTGACAGCATCATCCTCATCAACACGTCAGACTGGCAGGGCCAG TATCTTTCAGATATGCTTCAAAACCACCACCTCCCAGTGGTGTGCACCTGCACCACAGCAGACATCCAGGCTGCATTCAACACCATCGTCTCCCGCATACAGAGATT ttgtaACTGTAACTCCCAGACGCCCATTCCCATAAAGATAGCCGTGGCCGGAGCGCAGCACTACCTCAGTGCAGTCCTGAGGCTTTTTGTGGACCACCTCACCCATAAGACCCCTGACTGGCTCGGATACATGAGGTTCCTCATCATCCCTCTAG gTGCACATCCAGTCTCTAAATATCTGGGCACTATTGACTATCGATACAACAGTTTGTTCCAAGACTCTGCCTGGAGGGACCTGTTCCTCAAGCCAGAAGCTCCTGTTCTTG CCCAGGAGAATCCAGACGTGGTCTCGAGGGTCACTCAGTACATGGTGGGCGCTAACGGAGCTCACCAGCTTCCCATCGCAGAGGCCATGCTCACCTACAAACAGAAGAG gAAAAAGAGCTTTCATTTTGATTTTGCA tctctctgtttcttcccTGGGGGGGCGATGGCAGGTTTCTTCAAGGCAAGAGCAACAACCTTTCACGTCATGTcttcacatttagaaaaaagtTCAGTACGACTCCATTCTGGCTATTTTTCCGGTCCTTACTGGGAAAATAGTTCATAG